From Drosophila nasuta strain 15112-1781.00 chromosome X, ASM2355853v1, whole genome shotgun sequence, one genomic window encodes:
- the LOC132796389 gene encoding zinc finger protein 853, protein MSLNIDMSEIIEFVLPTKSEYLDHDDDGGGNNNGYNDVDDEDEEVDETDADAEVDPDADQYVVLETVDMVGDYKHEEFLLVNDDGTENGLLLGNATQLQHCPELLQHTMLRIPKEEGLQYMIAGETDELDDLVEEEEEEDQQEQELEEHYEELQQVEEEQQQQQDYDQYEEQDQSRYGWNYVQQESDETVAIEQLESKTHLQHGLTFLTDEEELQDEFNYEELEESLPTEPQQQQQQQHQPPQQQQQQQPQQLAKPSEKLLDMFKGPRRYMLFDELIATIVDFDEDGTPIVEFSMIGCLQDEKLPVECGICPDVMHKSKLSKHQKTHLVPGTNRYACIYCSETYRDCKYLAGHARRHMGIRPYVCEPCKLYFSTKQDLRVHNQRRHLEKEHICEMCGKTFAQNTQLKRHREATHEKKRRFQCKYCQKAYYKNFSLKEHIRNVHMGKRRMLKCPFCGMQCRDAHKMARHRKEMHLNQDTYVCHLCHEEFTDINYFDAHKRSIQCRSNTRRLVGEQGVASGEDVASGEDAQFVGEADELADMLEEDYDEDAGLLLEGNYVEEEQQQEELHEQHQQQPLYELSVNGNGYQQELLDEEEQQQQQQEQNYEDDGLLVEQLQDDDEDGELEEHDEDHEVEQLLEDDEQQFLQHQAIAYQQQHQQQQHLQQHSQHRQYNDDELIYEITLETEDN, encoded by the coding sequence ATGAGTTTAAACATTGATATGTCCGAGATCATAGAGTTTGTGTTGCCCACAAAAAGCGAATATTTAGATCACGACGACGATGgaggcggcaacaacaacggctaCAACGATGTGGACGATGAAGACGAAGAGGTAGATGAAACAGATGCGGACGCAGAAGTCGATCCGGATGCTGATCAGTATGTGGTCTTGGAGACTGTGGACATGGTCGGCGATTACAAGCACGAAGAATTTCTGCTGGTCAACGACGATGGCACCGAAAATGGATTGTTGCTGGGCAATGCGACGCAACTGCAGCATTGTCCCGAGCTGTTGCAGCACACAATGCTGCGCATCCCCAAGGAGGAAGGTCTACAGTATATGATCGCTGGCGAAACGGATGAGCTGGACGATCTGGtcgaagaggaggaggaggaagaccAGCAAGAGCAAGAGTTGGAAGAACACTACGAAGAGCTGCAGCAAGTCgaagaggagcagcagcagcagcaagattATGACCAATACGAGGAGCAGGACCAGTCACGTTATGGTTGGAACTATGTGCAGCAAGAGAGCGACGAAACTGTGGCTATCGAGCAGCTAGAATCGAAAACGCACCTACAGCATGGCCTGACCTTTTTAACCGACGAAGAGGAGCTGCAAGACGAATTCAATTACGAGGAACTGGAAGAGAGCTTGCCAACagagccacagcaacaacaacaacagcagcaccaaccaccacagcagcagcaacaacaacaaccacaacagttGGCCAAACCCAGCGAAAAGCTGCTGGACATGTTCAAGGGACCAAGACGGTATATGCTGTTCGATGAGCTGATCGCCACCATAGTGGACTTCGATGAGGATGGCACACCGATTGTGGAGTTCTCAATGATTGGCTGCCTCCAGGACGAAAAGTTGCCCGTCGAATGTGGAATTTGTCCCGATGTTATGCACAAATCGAAGCTCTCGAAGCATCAGAAAACCCATCTCGTTCCCGGCACAAATCGTTATGCCTGTATCTATTGCAGTGAAACGTATCGCGATTGTAAATATCTGGCGGGCCATGCACGTCGTCACATGGGCATCCGTCCATATGTGTGTGAACCatgcaaattgtatttcaGCACCAAGCAGGATCTGCGTGTGCACAATCAACGGCGGCATCTGGAGAAGGAGCACATCTGCGAAATGTGCGGCAAAACATTTGCGCAGAACACACAGCTGAAGCGACATCGCGAGGCGACGCACGAGAAGAAGCGACGCTTCCAGTGTAAGTACTGCCAAAAGGCCTACTACAAGAATTTCTCCTTGAAGGAGCACATCCGGAATGTGCACATGGGCAAGCGACGTATGCTCAAGTGTCCGTTCTGTGGCATGCAGTGTCGCGACGCCCACAAGATGGCGCGACATCGCAAGGAGATGCATCTCAATCAGGACACGTACGTGTGCCATCTGTGCCACGAGGAGTTCACCGACATCAATTATTTCGATGCCCACAAACGTTCGATTCAATGTCGCAGCAACACACGACGCCTGGTGGGTGAGCAGGGAGTGGCTAGCGGTGAGGATGTGGCCAGTGGCGAGGATGCGCAATTTGTGGGCGAGGCGGATGAGTTGGCCGACATGCTGGAGGAGGACTACGACGAGGATGCGGGACTGCTGCTGGAAGGGAACTATGTGGAGgaagaacagcaacaggagGAGCTGCAcgagcagcatcagcaacagccgcTCTATGAGCTGTCTGTCAATGGAAATGGATATCAACAGGAGCTGCTCGATgaggaggagcaacaacagcagcagcaggagcagaaTTATGAGGATGATGGGCTCCTTGTTGAGCAGCTGcaggatgatgatgaagacGGCGAGCTGGAGGAGCACGACGAAGACCATGAGGTGGAGCAGCTGCTGGAGGATGATGAACAGCAGTTTCTGCAGCACCAAGCAATCGcctaccaacaacaacatcaacaacaacaacatctacaacaGCATTCGCAACATCGACAGTACAACGATGATGAGTTGATTTATGAAATCACTTTGGAGACTGAGGATAACTGA
- the LOC132796393 gene encoding uncharacterized protein LOC132796393 has protein sequence MMMMANTNTDTDPELDKENNKRSQQQTMLGTTIGQRFVIPQLKIPQLNLGHQPNTAEALAAQEAQHRAADAHNELLLNEIKRRREQQKAASSSVGDQLPTLGGFTIPKLRTASGEALEEPQLNIPLLNKLRSQNNSLTEVTQVEQGVKKLKIATETLPQEPQLNIPLLNKLHSQNNSLTEVTQVEQGVKKLKIATETVPLIDLTTAVIAMPKDAPPREAATKVSIRKATLVTEHFDIPFIGCDGLRSRLNAGLLSKTQLKTQTDIESQPIVEIEEKSSIIGKFMDRSVGYPQPRKPQLKYAASQLELQHLKMCQRQDYGSNLKRFLFDTPSPDERIKESLQKSWRISRT, from the coding sequence atgatgatgatggccaATACAAACACAGATACAGATCCCGAGCTGGACAAGGAGAATAACAAGCGCAGTCAACAGCAAACGATGCTTGGCACAACAATTGGTCAACGATTCGTCATACCACAACTGAAGATACCACAGCTGAATCTGGGTCACCAGCCAAACACAGCCGAGGCGCTTGCCGCCCAGGAAGCACAACATCGTGCAGCCGATGCCCACAATGAGCTGCTGCTCAACGAGATCAAGCGACGACGTGAGCAACAAAAGGCGGCGTCGTCTTCAGTTGGTGACCAGCTGCCCACATTAGGTGGCTTCACCATACCCAAGCTGCGCACAGCCAGCGGTGAGGCGCTGGAGGAGCCACAACTGAATATTCCTTTACTGAACAAGCTGCGCAGTCAAAACAATTCGCTGACCGAGGTGACGCAAGTGGAGCAGGGCGTCAAGAAGCTGAAAATTGCTACAGAAACATTGCCACAAGAGCCACAACTAAATATTCCTTTGCTAAACAAGCTGCACAGTCAAAACAATTCACTGACCGAGGTGACGCAAGTGGAGCAGGGGGTCAAGAAGCTGAAGATTGCCACGGAAACAGTGCCACTGATCGATTTGACAACCGCTGTGATTGCGATGCCAAAGGATGCGCCACCTCGTGAGGCAGCCACAAAAGTGTCAATCCGAAAGGCAACGCTGGTAACGGAGCATTTTGATATACCATTCATTGGTTGCGATGGTTTGCGCAGCCGTTTGAATGCTGGACTCTTGTCAAAAACACAGTTAAAGACACAGACTGACATCGAATCGCAACCTATTGTAGAAATTGAGGAGAAATCAAGTATTATTGGCAAGTTTATGGACAGATCAGTGGGTTATCCGCAGCCTAGAAAACCGCAACTGAAATACGCCGCGTCCCAATTGGAATTGCAGCATTTGAAGATGTGTCAGCGGCAGGATTACGGTTCTAATTTGAAACGATTTCTATTCGATACACCGTCGCCAGATGAACGAATTAAGGAATCATTGCAAAAATCGTGGCGTATATCCCGCACATAA
- the LOC132796394 gene encoding gastrula zinc finger protein xLCGF3.1-like: MRQPEQLLAPDESSSYAACLSEDLQLFGQLNELQLMGSDFELTPAAIPADEATTPTPKTGKRAAPTKRQRINSCEVCGRCFSDPYTLRIHKMTHTDEKPHVCSECGKGFRQQHKLRMHSVIHTDERPHQCDICGKGFRFANYLAVHRRLHTGEKPYGCTEAMCQMSFHSIHARRMHIKLHHHHQVEASRIAEESSSGNSSTASLSYTCPVCARVLSDQCYLNTHLKRHYNQRDFVCTQPQCGKRFFSSSELNHHQIAHTRLRPFRCALCSSCFLRNSNYKQHLKLHHKATAAASVTQTC, encoded by the exons ATGCGGCAGCCGGAACAGCTGTTGGCCCCAGATGAGAGCAGCAGCTATGCCGCCTGCCTCAGCGAGGATCTGCAGCTCTTTGGCCAGCTGAACGAACTGCAGCTGATGGGCAGCGACTTTGAGCTC ACACCAGCTGCGATACCCGCTGAtgaagcaacaacaccaacgcCTAAGACAGGAAAACGTGCAGCGCCCACGAAACGACAAAGGATCAACAGTTGCGAGGTGTGCGGACGATGCTTCAGTGATCCGTATACGCTGCGCATACACAAAATGACGCACACCGATGAGAAGCCGCATGTGTGCAGCGAGTGCGGGAAGGGTTTCCGACAGCAGCACAAGCTGCGCATGCACAGCGTCATCCATACAGATGAGCGACCGCATCAGTGTGATATTTGTGGCAAGGGTTTTCGCTTTGCCAACTATTTGGCCGTACATCGACGATTGCATACCGGAGAGAAGCCCTACGGCTGCACTGAGGCCATGTGCCAAATGTCCTTTCATTCGATACACGCACGACGCATGCACATCAAACTGCACCACCACCATCAAGTCGAAGCCAGTCGAATCGCAGAGGAGAGCAGCAGCGGAAATAGTTCGACAGCATCGTTGAGCTATACCTGTCCCGTTTGCGCACGCGTGCTGAGCGATCAGTGTTATTTGAACACGCATCTGAAGCGACATTACAATCAACGGGACTTTGTATGCACGCAGCCGCAGTGCGGCAAACGTTTCTTTAGTTCCTCGGAACTGAATCATCATCAAATCGCGCACACAAGACTCCGTCCATTTCGCTGTGCTTTGTGCTCTTCGTGCTTTTTGCGCAATTCGAATTATAAGCAACATTTGAAGCTGCATcataaagcaacagcagcagcatcagtgACTCAAACttgttaa
- the LOC132796388 gene encoding dynein regulatory complex protein 1 homolog has protein sequence MDNDNKDDDDVETENVNTENESDVDGEDEDESELEEAEVGEVDSWETFQAHIDALVVNEKCDKTVCQMDDRRQRIMQRMRQVQRETPKGFVERSMAQMSKIDQQLELSSTRLGQLVRFGNELVTNIRVANERRELNRRLFEASQEKEMKKNLEWENIEALANFADIKSRWTELNEINEPMMLWDQIEEQKKRIAEIMERKDKMIAACQQEIERMNTRYELDRQRQAADLCCLVERVDNQVETLKESYKQHLEMLRNTVEDERQTFSHTAATKWRSFFDALNTNFEEKSKLVRVREQFYSLQTQLLQDSQDELTKQTRVRLEKECERLELELRRTRDNVLMNSEKLDYNYQVLQRRNDENTIITNQQKRRVARLYETVARTRRNFKHVFHSGRRTIQKLTNEIQQLHGSISEMEAKALHTRNINREKFNRVWNINYEEISELLGRIFEIDRVLHEQQLVMPWQQPNIRIENINKPPVRRPDNPMDRIERRFGKLPKHYGGSGYSAATETQKQRGGMQDLPPESARLMRNILRKLADRGGFLIEERLLKILRPYTEKEQTMVRIDNIFAALRIRNLDHVMELTRVFEPYTYCPTCQPSGLSPMKCAEVFLKDQKTTRSLKLGDVNNLDQAVLRGNQKDAKFPRKLGSGGATIGALKDTCPNHYLVMEPALVLHAMNLYTNQKHKQKYGSSSESSLETELIRFNDKEIQSFWRQFTNIFTPSKKHLWKTLEHGMNHYVEVLKMRVQYDAEVVFLRRQNEELRHLLQKFKV, from the coding sequence atggacaacgacaacaaggaTGACGACGATGTGGAGACCGAGAATGTGAACACTGAAAACGAATCCGATGTCGATGGCGAGGACGAAGATGAATCTGAACTGGAGGAAGCCGAGGTGGGTGAAGTGGATAGCTGGGAGACGTTTCAGGCGCACATCGATGCGCTGGTCGTGAACGAGAAATGCGATAAAACCGTGTGCCAAATGGACGACCGACGCCAGCGCATTATGCAACGGATGCGGCAGGTGCAACGCGAAACCCCAAAAGGATTTGTCGAGCGTTCGATGGCCCAGATGAGCAAGATTGATCAGCAGCTGGAGCTGTCGAGCACACGGCTTGGGCAGCTGGTACGCTTCGGTAACGAGCTGGTTACTAACATACGTGTGGCGAACGAGCGACGCGAACTTAATCGTCGCCTATTTGAGGCATCACAAGAGAAGGAGATGAAAAAGAACCTTGAATGGGAGAACATTGAGGCATTGGCCAATTTCGCGGACATCAAGTCGCGCTGGACCGAACTGAATGAGATCAACGAACCGATGATGCTGTGGGATCAAATCGAGGAGCAAAAGAAACGCATTGCCGAGATAATGGAGCGCAAAGATAAAATGATTGCAGCGTGTCAACAGGAAATTGAACGCATGAATACACGCTACGAACTGGATCGTCAGCGTCAGGCGGCCGATCTCTGCTGCCTGGTGGAACGTGTCGACAATCAGGTGGAGACACTGAAAGAATCGTACAAACAGCATCTGGAAATGTTGCGCAACACCGTCGAGGACGAGCGTCAAACGTTCTCACACACAGCGGCTACCAAATGGCGCAGCTTCTTCGATGCGCTGAACACAAACTTCGAGGAGAAATCGAAGTTGGTGCGTGTGCGCGAACAATTCTATTCGCTGCAAACCCAACTGTTGCAGGACTCTCAGGACGAGCTGACCAAACAGACGCGTGTACGGCTGGAGAAGGAATGCGAACGCTTGGAGCTCGAGTTGCGACGCACTCGCGACAATGTGCTGATGAATTCCGAAAAGCTCGACTACAACTATCAGGTGCTGCAGCGGCGCAACGATGAGAACACGATCATCACCAATCAGCAGAAACGTCGGGTGGCACGTCTCTACGAGACGGTGGCACGCACTCGTCGCAACTTCAAGCATGTCTTTCACAGCGGACGTCGCACCATCCAGAAGCTGACGAATGAGATTCAACAGCTGCATGGAAGCATCAGCGAGATGGAGGCGAAAGCCTTGCATACGCGCAACATTAATCGCGAGAAATTTAATCGGGTGTGGAATATCAACTATGAGGAGATTAGCGAGCTGCTTGGACGTATCTTTGAGATCGATCGCGTGCTCCACGAACAGCAGTTGGTGATGCCGTGGCAACAGCCAAACATACGCATTGAAAACATCAATAAGCCGCCGGTGCGTCGTCCCGACAATCCCATGGATCGCATAGAGCGTCGCTTTGGCAAGCTCCCCAAGCATTATGGCGGCTCCGGTTACAGTGCTGCGACAGAGACTCAAAAGCAACGCGGTGGCATGCAGGATTTGCCACCGGAATCGGCGCGTCTGATGCGCAACATTTTGCGGAAACTCGCCGATCGTGGTGGCTTCTTGATTGAGGAGCGTTTGCTCAAGATCTTGCGTCCCTATACAGAAAAAGAGCAGACAATGGTGCGTATTGATAACATATTTGCggcgttgcgtatacgtaatctgGATCATGTCATGGAGCTGACGCGTGTCTTTGAGCCCTACACCTATTGCCCGACATGTCAGCCATCTGGCCTGAGTCCCATGAAATGTGCCGAGGTCTTTCTCAAGGACCAGAAGACGACGCGTTCGCTGAAATTGGGCGATGTCAATAATTTGGACCAGGCGGTGTTGCGTGGCAATCAGAAGGACGCAAAGTTTCCACGCAAGCTTGGCAGCGGTGGCGCCACTATTGGTGCTCTCAAGGACACGTGTCCCAATCATTATTTGGTTATGGAACCGGCGCTGGTGTTGCATGCCATGAATTTGTATACGAACCAGaagcataaacaaaaatacggCAGCTCATCGGAGTCGAGTTTGGAAACGGAATTGATACGTTTCAATGACAAGGAGATTCAGTCATTTTGGCGACAATTCACCAACATTTTCACGCCCTCGAAGAAGCATCTGTGGAAGACCCTGGAGCATGGCATGAATCATTATGTTGAAGTCCTTAAGATGCGTGTGCAATACGATGCCGAAGTTGTGTTTTTGCGTCGCCAGAATGAAGAGTTGCGGCATCTACTGCAGAAGTTTAAAGTCTAA
- the LOC132796391 gene encoding phenylalanine--tRNA ligase alpha subunit — protein MHPDLTERILQQLEQVDKVDTLDLATQFNVDHQKVVGALKSIQAHGELVKAETATHKTLALTDEGQSVVQHGSHEAIVYASVPAEGIAQAALMAAGGANAKVGFSKAMSQGWLLLDKTVNPPLIRRKVDQIVDSVKEQLVLVASGKLQLPAKDVADYKKRKLLQETTTKSFVLTKGPEFATTLTKLETDLTMEMLSSGLWEQLKFKSYNFDALGATPTRGHLHPLLKVRTEFRQIFLEMGFSEMPTNNYVESSFWNFDALYQPQQHPARDAHDTFFINRPAQSFKFPQDYLQRVKSVHSTGGYGSLGYGYDWKLSEAQKNLLRTHTTAVSARMLFKLANQEGGFKPAKYFSIDKVFRNETLDATHLAEFHQVEGVIADVGLTLGDLIGTLYEFFRKLGITQLEFKPAYNPYTEPSMEIFCYHPGLAKWIEVGNSGVFRPEMLLPMGLPENVNVIAWGLSLERPTMIKYGINNIRDLVGPKVDLKMVEEGPICRLDHV, from the coding sequence ATGCATCCCGATCTCACTGAGCGCATACTGCAACAACTGGAGCAGGTGGACAAAGTCGATACACTCGATCTTGCCACGCAATTCAATGTGGACCATCAAAAGGTTGTCGGCGCCCTCAAGAGCATACAGGCGCATGGTGAGCTTGTCAAAGCGGAGACGGCCACACACAAGACCCTCGCTCTCACAGACGAGGGACAATCGGTGGTGCAGCATGGCAGCCACGAAGCAATCGTTTATGCCTCGGTGCCCGCCGAGGGAATCGCTCAGGCCGCTCTAATGGCTGCTGGCGGTGCCAATGCCAAGGTCGGTTTCAGCAAGGCCATGTCACAAGGTTGGCTGCTGCTCGACAAAACGGTGAATCCGCCACTCATTCGCCGCAAAGTCGATCAGATCGTCGACAGCGTTAAGGAGCAACTCGTATTGGTGGCCAGCGGTAAGTTGCAGCTGCCCGCCAAGGATGTGGCCGACTACAAGAAGCGTAAGCTACTACAAGAGACCACCACGAAGAGTTTTGTATTGACCAAAGGTCCCGAATTCGCCACCACGCTGACCAAACTGGAAACCGATTTGACCATGGAGATGCTAAGCAGCGGCCTCTGGGAACAGCTCAAATTCAAGTCGTACAACTTTGATGCATTGGGTGCGACACCAACGCGTGGCCACTTGCATCCACTGCTCAAGGTGCGCACGGAATTCCGACAGATCTTTCTGGAAATGGGCTTCTCGGAGATGCCCACCAACAACTATGTGGAATCATCGTTCTGGAACTTTGATGCACTCTATCAACCCCAACAGCATCCGGCTCGCGATGCTCACGACACATTCTTTATCAATCGGCCAGCGCAAAGCTTCAAGTTTCCACAGGACTATTTGCAGCGCGTGAAGAGCGTTCATTCCACTGGCGGCTACGGTTCGCTGGGCTATGGCTACGACTGGAAGCTGTCGGAGGCGCAGAAGAATCTGTTACGCACGCACACAACAGCCGTGAGTGCGCGCATGCTGTTCAAGCTGGCCAATCAGGAGGGCGGCTTTAAGCCAGCGAAATACTTTAGCATCGATAAGGTGTTCCGTAACGAGACGTTGGATGCCACCCATTTGGCCGAGTTCCATCAGGTGGAGGGTGTCATCGCGGATGTGGGCCTGACGTTGGGCGATCTGATTGGCACACTGTACGAATTCTTCCGTAAATTGGGTATCACACAGCTGGAATTTAAGCCAGCTTACAATCCGTATACAGAGCCCAGCATGGAGATCTTTTGCTATCACCCTGGCTTAGCCAAATGGATTGAGGTGGGTAATTCGGGCGTCTTCAGGCCGGAAATGTTGCTGCCCATGGGTCTGCCAGAGAATGTGAATGTGATTGCTTGGGGATTGTCTCTGGAGCGTCCGACAATGATCAAATATGGCATTAACAATATACGTGACTTGGTTGGTCCCAAGGTCGATTTGAAGATGGTGGAGGAAGGACCCATTTGCCGTCTGGACCATGTTTAG
- the LOC132796396 gene encoding zinc finger protein ZFP2-like, with the protein MLKVVNNSKKCAEIYCNTLVPPTYNILCICGKSIDEYLSFCEHFYNEHLLKQQDVGNQGDKEEDEDQTLKTEVCLEEPLLVLPSSSDSEGDTLTDSQETSSRPERRAYKERNKPNTCSYCGRIFRRRHLLDTHLNIHTGRKPHQCHKCGKQFRAITTLTRHLRTHEKRQEHQQCKHCDKQFTHRSALVSHEMRHTQVRRWACSSCDKSFYTRNQMDTHQRKLHAMLAEETADNASGHLPFSCELCGNSYRSASMLSTHKLNKHYRLAKYACEQCDKKFMDAERLQQHQLIHKKPEIVIK; encoded by the coding sequence ATGTTGAAAGTTGTAAACAATAGTAAAAAATGTGCAGAAATCTATTGCAACACATTAGTTCCGCCGACATACAACATTCTTTGCATATGTGGCAAATCTATTGATGAGTATTTATCATTTTGTGAGCATTTTTACAATGAACATTTGCTCAAACAACAAGATGTGGGAAATCAAGGAGATAAAGAGGAGGACGAAGATCAGACTCTCAAAACTGAAGTATGTCTTGAGGAACCACTGCTTGTGCTGCCCTCCTCTTCAGACAGTGAAGGCGACACGCTTACAGACAGCCAGGAGACGAGTTCGAGGCCAGAACGACGCGCTTACAAGGAACGCAATAAACCCAACACGTGCAGCTATTGTGGACGGATATTTAGACGCCGTCATCTGCTAGACACACACCTCAACATACACACGGGCCGCAAGCCGCATCAATGCCACAAGTGTGGCAAACAGTTTCGAGCCATCACCACATTGACGCGTCACTTGCGGACGCACGAAAAACGCCAGGAGCATCAACAATGTAAGCATTGCGACAAACAATTCACGCATCGCAGTGCTTTAGTTAGCCACGAGATGCGGCACACTCAGGTGCGTCGCTGGGCATGTAGCAGCTGCGATAAAAGCTTTTATACGCGCAATCAAATGGACACTCATCAACGCAAATTGCATGCTATGTTAGCTGAAGAGACTGCTGACAACGCCTCTGGTCACTTGCCTTTTTCTTGTGAGCTTTGTGGGAATAGTTATCGCAGCGCTTCCATGCTGAGCACGCATAAGTTAAATAAACACTATCGTTTGGCTAAATATGCTTGTGAGCAATGTGATAAGAAGTTTATGGATGCTGAGCGcttgcagcagcatcaactaATTCATAAAAAGCCTGAAAtcgtaataaaataa
- the LOC132796392 gene encoding mothers against decapentaplegic homolog 3 — protein sequence MLPFTPQVVKRLLALKKGNEDNSVEGKWSEKAVRNLVKKIKKSSQIEELERAISTQNCNTRCVTVPRSKPAATGESLRKGLPHVIYCRLWRWPDLQSQNELKPLDHCEYAFHLRKDDICINPYHYKKIELSILVPKSLPTPPDSIVDYPLDNHQHQIPNNTEYNAAIIRSASLSPPQYMELGGSGSNSSSNSTTTAAASSSNYQQQQQHLQQQQQQQQQSSFATGGSSSCNMDSQSSVLSVGSSIPNTGTPPPGYMSEDGDPIDPNDNMNMSRLTPPADAAPVMYHEPAFWCSISYYELNTRVGETFHASQPSITVDGFTDPSNSERFCLGLLSNVNRNEVVEQTRRHIGKGVRLYYIGGEVFAECLSDSSIFVQSPNCNQRYGWHPATVCKIPPGCNLKIFNNQEFAALLSQSVSQGFEAVYQLTRMCTIRMSFVKGWGAEYRRQTVTSTPCWIELHLNGPLQWLDRVLTQMGSPRLPCSSMS from the coding sequence ATGTTGCCATTCACACCGCAAGTGGTTAAACGTTTGTTAGCACTCAAAAAGGGCAACGAGGACAACAGCGTCGAGGGCAAGTGGTCGGAGAAGGCCGTACGCAATCTGGTGAAGAAGATCAAGAAGAGCTCACAGATCGAGGAATTGGAACGCGCCATCTCCACACAGAATTGCAACACACGCTGCGTAACGGTGCCGCGCAGCAAACCAGCTGCCACCGGCGAAAGTTTACGCAAAGGTTTGCCCCACGTCATCTATTGCCGCTTATGGCGCTGGCCCGATCTCCAGTCACAGAATGAACTGAAACCGCTCGATCATTGCGAGTACGCGTTTCATTTGCGCAAGGACGACATCTGCATCAATCCGTATCATTACAAAAAGATTGAGCTCTCGATATTGGTGCCGAAATCGCTGCCAACGCCGCCCGATTCGATAGTCGATTATCCGCTCGATAATCATCAGCATCAGATACCAAATAATACGGAATATAATGCTGCAATAATCCGCAGTGCATCGCTTAGTCCGCCACAATATATGGAATTgggtggcagtggcagcaacagcagtagcaacagcacCACAACAGccgctgccagcagcagcaattatcaacagcagcaacaacacttgcaacagcaacagcagcaacaacaacaatcatcgTTTGCCAccggtggcagcagcagctgcaacatggACTCACAATCGAGCGTACTCAGCGTTGGCAGCAGCATCCCAAACACCGGAACTCCGCCGCCCGGCTATATGAGCGAAGATGGCGATCCGATTGATCCCAACGATAACATGAACATGTCGCGTCTCACACCGCCCGCCGATGCGGCACCCGTGATGTACCATGAGCCAGCCTTCTGGTGTTCCATCTCCTATTACGAGCTGAACACCCGCGTTGGCGAAACATTTCATGCCTCGCAACCCTCGATCACTGTCGACGGTTTCACCGATCCATCCAATTCGGAACGCTTCTGCCTGGGTCTGCTCTCCAATGTCAATCGCAACGAGGTCGTCGAGCAGACGCGTCGCCACATCGGCAAGGGCGTCCGGCTCTATTACATCGGCGGCGAGGTCTTTGCCGAATGCCTCAGCGATTCATCGATCTTTGTCCAGAGCCCAAATTGCAATCAACGCTATGGCTGGCACCCGGCAACCGTTTGTAAAATCCCTCCCGGTTGCAATCTGAAGATCTTCAACAATCAGGAGTTTGCCGCTCTACTATCGCAATCGGTGTCGCAGGGATTCGAGGCCGTCTATCAGCTGACACGCATGTGCACCATCCGGATGTCATTTGTGAAGGGTTGGGGTGCCGAGTATCGACGTCAGACGGTCACATCGACGCCCTGCTGGATTGAGCTGCATCTGAATGGACCGTTGCAGTGGCTGGATCGTGTGCTCACCCAAATGGGTTCGCCTCGTTTGCCCTGCAGTTCCATGTCGTAA